A window of Desulfocurvibacter africanus subsp. africanus DSM 2603 contains these coding sequences:
- a CDS encoding ArsR/SmtB family transcription factor — translation MALLRWLKALSDDTRLRLLHLLSRYELSVGEVVQVLGMSQPRVSRHLKILADAGLVQVRRDGLWAFYSATSHGQAAEFLSCMGPWLGQAAGAAQDMDSAEAVMAARRSETKRFFNRVAPNWEAMRGELLSGFDLSAAILGLLPRNAGPSGDLGCGTGGMLPEIALRAGTAIGVDNSQSMLDIARARFAAESAIELRMGELEHLPLRDGELASAVMNLSLHHLSRPEQAVVEAARVLANGGVLVIADFGRHDREELRQRYGDRWLGFDEDDLRVWIAQAGLHLESLNAQRLESGLTLLLAMARKR, via the coding sequence ATGGCACTGCTTCGCTGGCTCAAGGCTCTCTCCGACGACACCAGGCTGCGCCTGCTACATCTGCTCTCGCGCTACGAGTTGTCCGTGGGCGAGGTCGTGCAGGTGCTCGGCATGAGCCAGCCGCGTGTCTCACGCCACCTCAAGATCCTGGCGGACGCCGGGCTGGTGCAGGTCCGGCGCGACGGATTGTGGGCTTTCTATAGCGCCACGAGCCATGGCCAGGCCGCCGAGTTTCTGTCCTGCATGGGCCCCTGGCTGGGCCAAGCCGCAGGCGCAGCGCAGGACATGGACTCGGCCGAGGCGGTCATGGCCGCCAGGCGCAGTGAAACCAAGCGCTTCTTCAACCGCGTGGCCCCGAACTGGGAGGCCATGCGCGGCGAGCTGCTGAGCGGTTTCGATCTCTCGGCGGCCATCCTGGGCCTGCTGCCCAGAAACGCCGGCCCGTCCGGCGACCTGGGTTGCGGCACCGGCGGCATGCTCCCGGAGATCGCCTTGCGCGCGGGTACGGCTATCGGCGTGGACAACTCGCAAAGCATGTTGGACATCGCCCGCGCACGTTTTGCCGCGGAATCGGCTATCGAACTGCGCATGGGCGAGCTGGAGCATTTGCCCTTGCGGGACGGCGAGCTGGCTTCGGCGGTCATGAACCTGAGCCTGCACCATCTCTCGCGGCCCGAGCAGGCCGTTGTCGAGGCGGCTCGCGTGCTTGCCAACGGCGGCGTGCTGGTCATCGCCGACTTCGGCCGTCACGACCGCGAGGAGTTGCGCCAGCGTTACGGCGACCGCTGGCTCGGCTTCGATGAAGACGACCTGCGCGTCTGGATCGCCCAGGCCGGGCTGCATCTGGAGAGCTTGAACGCCCAACGCCTGGAGAGCGGGTTGACGCTGCTCCTGGCCATGGCGCGAAAGAGATAA
- the ahcY gene encoding adenosylhomocysteinase: MAVQPIDLKLPYKVKDMSLADLGRKYMQLSENEMPGLMALREKYGPQKPLAGKRVMGSLHMTIQTAMLIETLHALGADIRWCSCNIFSTQDDAAAAIAAAGTAAVFAWKGENLEEYWWCTEQALTWPDGGGPDLIVDDGGDATLFVHHGVKIEQDPSLLDKKTDNKEFRIVIERLKASYQADKTKWTRIAKKIRGVSEETTTGVHRLYQMHKKGELLFPAINVNDSVTKSKFDNLYGCRESLIDGIKRATDIMIAGKVCLVCGYGDVGKGCCQALRGMGARVLVTEIDPICALQATMEGYQVTTVEDALPVADIFVTSTGNYKVIRGEHLEGMKNEAILCNIGHFDNEIDMAYLEDGGQWERLNIKPQVDKWINKKTGRAIVILAEGRLVNLGCATGHPSFVMSNSFTNQVLAQLDLAKNDYPPSVMVLPKKLDEEVARLHLERLGVKLTKLTDEQAEYIGVDHEGPFKPDHYRY, translated from the coding sequence ATGGCTGTTCAGCCTATCGATCTGAAGCTTCCCTACAAGGTCAAGGACATGTCCCTGGCCGACCTCGGCCGCAAGTACATGCAGCTTTCCGAGAACGAGATGCCCGGCCTCATGGCCCTGCGCGAGAAGTACGGCCCGCAGAAGCCCCTGGCCGGCAAGCGCGTCATGGGCAGCCTGCACATGACCATCCAGACGGCCATGCTCATCGAGACCCTGCACGCCCTGGGCGCGGACATCCGCTGGTGCTCGTGCAACATCTTCTCGACCCAGGACGACGCCGCCGCGGCAATCGCCGCCGCCGGCACGGCAGCGGTCTTCGCCTGGAAGGGCGAGAACCTGGAGGAGTACTGGTGGTGCACCGAGCAGGCCCTGACCTGGCCCGACGGCGGCGGACCGGACCTGATCGTGGACGACGGCGGCGACGCGACCCTGTTCGTGCACCACGGCGTCAAGATCGAGCAGGACCCGAGCCTGTTGGACAAGAAGACCGACAACAAGGAATTCCGCATCGTCATCGAGCGGCTCAAGGCCAGCTATCAGGCCGACAAGACCAAGTGGACGCGGATAGCCAAGAAGATCAGGGGCGTGTCCGAGGAAACCACCACGGGCGTGCACCGGCTCTACCAGATGCATAAGAAGGGCGAGCTGCTCTTCCCGGCCATCAACGTCAACGACTCGGTGACCAAGTCCAAGTTCGACAACCTCTATGGTTGCCGCGAGTCGCTGATTGACGGCATCAAGCGCGCCACTGACATCATGATCGCCGGCAAGGTCTGCCTGGTTTGCGGCTACGGCGACGTGGGCAAGGGCTGCTGCCAGGCTCTGCGCGGCATGGGCGCGCGCGTGCTGGTGACCGAGATCGACCCCATTTGCGCCCTGCAGGCGACCATGGAAGGCTATCAGGTCACCACCGTCGAGGACGCCCTGCCCGTGGCCGACATCTTCGTGACCTCCACCGGCAACTACAAGGTCATTCGCGGCGAGCACCTGGAAGGCATGAAGAACGAGGCCATCCTGTGCAACATCGGCCACTTCGACAACGAGATCGACATGGCCTACCTGGAAGATGGCGGCCAGTGGGAGCGCCTGAACATCAAGCCCCAGGTCGACAAGTGGATCAACAAGAAGACCGGCCGCGCCATCGTCATCCTGGCCGAGGGCCGGCTGGTGAACCTGGGCTGCGCCACGGGGCACCCCAGCTTCGTCATGTCCAACTCCTTCACCAACCAGGTCCTGGCCCAGCTCGACCTGGCCAAGAACGACTACCCGCCCTCCGTCATGGTCCTGCCCAAGAAGCTCGACGAGGAAGTCGCCCGTCTGCACCTGGAGCGCCTGGGCGTGAAGCTCACCAAGCTCACCGATGAGCAGGCCGAGTACATCGGCGTGGACCACGAAGGTCCGTTCAAGCCCGATCATTACAGATACTAG
- a CDS encoding phage GP46 family protein, whose protein sequence is MDIALLQQKIQGGDVLMFDLALNGPDLASDSGLRTAVLLSLLTDRRAEDDDEIPDGTGDRRGWWADAYAEREGDRWGSRLWLLRRSKQLPETVRLAREYAEEALAWMVEDGVATSVSVTAEIVSKGLLGLRVEIRQPDGSRFEESFNYPLEAV, encoded by the coding sequence GTGGATATCGCGCTTCTGCAGCAGAAGATCCAGGGCGGCGACGTGCTCATGTTCGACCTGGCCCTGAATGGGCCGGATCTGGCCTCGGATTCCGGCCTGCGCACGGCCGTGCTTCTGTCCCTGCTCACGGATCGCCGCGCTGAGGATGATGACGAGATCCCGGACGGCACGGGCGACCGGCGCGGCTGGTGGGCGGATGCCTACGCCGAGCGCGAGGGGGACCGCTGGGGCTCCCGGCTTTGGCTCCTGCGCCGCTCCAAGCAGCTGCCCGAGACCGTGCGCCTAGCCCGCGAGTATGCCGAGGAGGCCCTGGCCTGGATGGTCGAGGACGGCGTGGCCACGTCCGTGAGCGTCACGGCCGAGATCGTGAGCAAGGGTCTCCTGGGGCTGCGCGTGGAGATCAGACAGCCGGACGGCAGCCGCTTCGAGGAGAGCTTCAACTACCCGCTGGAGGCCGTTTAA
- a CDS encoding baseplate J/gp47 family protein, with product MPFARPDLKTLISRAQSDLEGRLPGTDARLRRSILSAIAHMHAGGVHGLFGYLDWLAKQVIPDTAEAEFLERHASLWGIARKPASPALGPVTFSGTDGATIPAGTLLQRSDGAEYATTADAVIAGGTASAQVQAQVAGAAGNSVAGQALSLVSPVSGVQSQATVATGGLGGGADIEADDSLRARLLARLKETPAGGAAHDYEAWALAVPGVSRAWVFGGLLGAGTVSVYVVDDESTPITPAQATLDAVAAYIEERRPVTAEIHVFAPELLVVDLEINLSPNTASVQAAVTSELEALFNREAEVGGTILHSHFREAISIAAGESDHALVSPVGNIVAAAGQIPVLGVITFGAM from the coding sequence ATGCCCTTTGCACGCCCGGATTTGAAGACGCTCATCTCGCGCGCCCAGTCCGACCTGGAGGGCCGTCTGCCCGGAACCGATGCGCGCCTGCGCCGCTCGATCCTCTCGGCCATCGCGCACATGCACGCAGGCGGAGTACACGGCCTGTTCGGCTATCTCGACTGGCTGGCCAAGCAGGTCATTCCAGACACTGCCGAGGCGGAGTTCCTGGAGCGGCATGCCTCCCTGTGGGGCATCGCGCGCAAGCCGGCAAGCCCGGCCCTGGGTCCGGTCACCTTCAGCGGCACGGACGGCGCGACCATCCCGGCCGGCACGCTTCTGCAACGCTCGGACGGCGCCGAATACGCGACCACGGCCGACGCGGTAATAGCCGGCGGCACCGCCTCGGCGCAGGTTCAAGCGCAGGTGGCCGGCGCGGCAGGAAACTCCGTCGCGGGCCAGGCCCTGTCCCTGGTCTCTCCGGTCTCTGGAGTGCAGAGCCAGGCCACCGTGGCCACGGGCGGCCTGGGCGGCGGAGCCGACATTGAGGCTGATGACAGCCTGCGCGCCAGGCTCCTGGCCAGGCTCAAGGAGACGCCGGCGGGCGGAGCTGCTCACGACTATGAGGCCTGGGCGCTGGCCGTGCCAGGCGTCTCCAGGGCCTGGGTTTTTGGTGGCCTGCTGGGTGCGGGAACCGTCTCCGTGTACGTCGTTGATGACGAATCGACGCCCATCACCCCGGCCCAGGCCACGCTCGACGCCGTGGCCGCCTACATCGAAGAGCGCAGGCCAGTGACGGCCGAAATCCATGTGTTCGCGCCCGAGCTGCTGGTCGTCGACCTGGAGATCAACCTTTCCCCGAACACCGCGAGCGTGCAGGCCGCTGTCACGTCGGAGCTGGAGGCCCTGTTCAATCGTGAAGCCGAAGTCGGCGGGACGATCCTGCACTCGCACTTCCGCGAGGCAATTTCGATTGCCGCCGGCGAATCCGACCACGCCCTGGTCAGCCCTGTGGGAAACATCGTCGCGGCCGCCGGGCAGATCCCGGTCCTCGGGGTCATCACCTTCGGAGCCATGTAG
- a CDS encoding lipid A deacylase LpxR family protein, with translation MTVQKHILSCILIFLALLAPSAVQAVSFEDGRVFEAIQDNDWFGGDDRWNTNDVRIAYISAPIEQDAAARISDDISWLSLPLWESSEFFRRWTFAGSQSMFTPASTSNPDLIEDDRPYAGWLNIALGLNKQSRRQLDALELTMGVVGPWALGEEAQNFIHTEDQESKGWDNQLRNEPGFMLAWQRYLRVTDWSGPGWGFDAIPHFGGVAGNVYTFANAGLELRAGQNLPSDFGSSLAWQVGHSGTTAPTTPDDPRLNGKYGWHFFAVADGRYVAHNIFLDGNTWRDSHSVDKEEWVADLSAGAALLIRRVKVTYTHTMRTKEFTQQPEVQWFGSVNISVVF, from the coding sequence ATGACGGTTCAAAAGCACATTCTCTCATGCATCCTGATCTTTCTGGCGCTGCTAGCGCCTTCCGCGGTCCAGGCCGTCTCGTTCGAAGACGGTCGGGTCTTCGAGGCCATCCAGGACAATGACTGGTTCGGCGGAGATGATCGCTGGAACACCAACGATGTCAGGATAGCCTACATATCCGCGCCCATCGAACAGGACGCAGCCGCACGCATCAGCGACGACATATCTTGGCTCAGCTTGCCCCTGTGGGAGTCCTCGGAGTTCTTCCGCAGATGGACCTTCGCGGGCAGTCAATCCATGTTCACTCCGGCAAGCACGAGCAATCCGGACCTGATCGAGGATGACAGGCCCTATGCCGGCTGGCTGAATATCGCCCTGGGCCTGAACAAGCAGAGCAGGCGTCAGCTGGACGCCCTGGAACTGACCATGGGCGTTGTAGGTCCCTGGGCTCTGGGCGAGGAGGCCCAGAACTTCATCCATACCGAAGACCAGGAATCGAAGGGCTGGGACAACCAACTGCGCAACGAACCCGGCTTCATGCTCGCCTGGCAGCGCTACCTGCGGGTTACGGACTGGTCCGGCCCCGGCTGGGGATTCGACGCCATCCCGCATTTCGGAGGCGTGGCCGGAAACGTATACACCTTCGCCAATGCCGGCCTGGAACTGCGCGCAGGCCAAAACCTGCCCTCGGACTTCGGCTCATCCCTGGCCTGGCAGGTGGGCCACAGCGGCACCACCGCGCCAACCACTCCGGACGATCCCCGGCTCAACGGCAAGTACGGCTGGCACTTCTTCGCTGTCGCCGATGGCCGCTATGTGGCCCACAACATCTTCCTGGACGGCAACACCTGGCGCGACAGCCACAGCGTGGACAAGGAGGAGTGGGTCGCGGACTTGAGCGCAGGCGCGGCGCTGCTCATCAGACGAGTCAAGGTCACGTACACTCACACCATGCGCACCAAGGAGTTCACGCAGCAGCCCGAAGTCCAGTGGTTCGGGTCGGTCAACATTTCCGTGGTGTTCTGA
- a CDS encoding DNA circularization protein, translating into MAWRDELRPGSFRGVPFLIEAHDHPFGRRLAVREFPLRDEPYVQDLGRKAKRYSLELFVLGPEYFSARDRLAEALGQPGAGTLVHPYLGTVRVHVEEARLRETSREGGKATFSVTFVEAGEAPRPDAATDTSSAVSSRADEALAASKASFEDRFSVADQPEWVRDDAKTWLGQAVEAIQGATSSVPGMPSELTQTQSDLWALNSSLATLLTSPGNLAGQIQSVVGSAGRIGGLPDAVMATYRPFFGHGLGKSTSGRPPESIPTPTRAKLEENRDASDSLVRQTAIIEASRASSGWDYASSADAQAVRDELADRLDQEAQLAPDSVYAALVDLRAALVRDLTDRAMQLPKLSTWTPPATLPALVIAHRIYGDATRAGEIVARNKLRNPLAVPGGQALEVLANG; encoded by the coding sequence ATGGCCTGGCGTGACGAGCTGAGGCCGGGCTCCTTCCGGGGCGTGCCCTTCCTGATCGAGGCCCATGACCATCCTTTCGGCCGGCGCCTGGCCGTGCGCGAATTTCCCCTGCGTGACGAGCCGTATGTCCAGGACCTGGGCCGCAAGGCCAAGCGCTACAGCCTAGAGCTGTTCGTGCTCGGGCCGGAGTACTTCAGCGCGCGCGACCGATTGGCCGAAGCCCTGGGGCAGCCCGGCGCCGGCACGCTCGTGCACCCGTATCTCGGTACGGTGCGCGTGCACGTGGAAGAAGCGCGCCTGCGCGAGACCAGCCGCGAAGGCGGCAAGGCGACCTTCTCTGTCACCTTCGTCGAGGCCGGCGAGGCTCCCCGGCCCGACGCGGCCACGGACACCTCCTCGGCCGTGTCCTCGCGGGCCGATGAGGCGCTTGCCGCGAGCAAGGCGAGCTTCGAGGATCGCTTCAGCGTCGCGGATCAACCCGAATGGGTGCGCGATGACGCCAAGACCTGGCTCGGCCAGGCTGTCGAGGCCATCCAGGGCGCCACGTCCTCCGTGCCGGGCATGCCTTCCGAGCTGACCCAGACGCAGTCGGACCTGTGGGCGCTCAACTCCTCGCTGGCCACGCTGCTGACCAGCCCCGGCAACCTGGCCGGCCAGATCCAGTCGGTTGTGGGCAGCGCGGGACGGATCGGCGGCCTGCCCGACGCGGTCATGGCCACGTACCGCCCGTTCTTCGGCCACGGCCTGGGCAAGAGCACCTCCGGCCGGCCGCCCGAGTCCATTCCGACGCCGACCCGCGCCAAGCTGGAGGAAAACCGCGACGCATCCGACAGCCTGGTTCGCCAGACGGCCATCATCGAAGCCTCTAGGGCCTCTTCCGGCTGGGACTACGCCAGCTCGGCCGATGCCCAGGCCGTGCGCGACGAACTGGCCGACAGGCTTGACCAGGAAGCGCAGCTGGCCCCTGATTCGGTCTATGCCGCTCTCGTGGATCTGCGCGCGGCGCTCGTGCGCGACCTGACCGACAGGGCCATGCAGCTGCCCAAGCTGTCGACCTGGACGCCGCCGGCGACTCTGCCGGCGCTGGTCATCGCTCACCGGATCTATGGCGACGCCACGCGCGCAGGCGAGATCGTGGCCCGCAACAAGCTGCGCAACCCGCTGGCCGTGCCCGGCGGCCAGGCCCTGGAGGTGCTCGCCAATGGCTGA
- a CDS encoding phage baseplate assembly protein, whose protein sequence is MAEMPDVRLLVDGTLYGGWQKISIRRGLEQVAGSFELSVTERWSGQDTPRPIHPGAACKVLIDNQPVITGYVDDVAIRYDAKDHSVEVSGRDATGDLVDCSAPSTQWRGRTLADVARSLCAPFKIGVRSEVDAGAPFTSLKSNEGDSVFEVLEAAARVRGVLLVSDGQGNLVITRASSRRIGSAISSGVNVLSCDSQFSHRDRYSEIAIKGQSSGSEAWNGEAAAQPKAVAKDSRIARHRPLTVVAEEQIDNAAAKVRAEWERNVRFGRSQRLVYTVDGWAHRDGLWTPNVIVSARDEYLGLKADRLLTSVALILDGDGLRSELTLMPREAFARVELPEPGAGMGAW, encoded by the coding sequence ATGGCTGAGATGCCTGATGTGCGCCTGCTCGTGGACGGCACGCTCTACGGCGGCTGGCAGAAGATTTCCATCCGGCGCGGCCTGGAGCAGGTCGCCGGCAGCTTTGAGCTGTCCGTCACCGAACGTTGGTCCGGCCAGGACACGCCCCGGCCCATCCATCCAGGCGCGGCCTGCAAGGTCCTGATCGACAACCAGCCCGTGATCACGGGCTATGTGGACGATGTGGCCATCCGCTATGACGCCAAGGATCACTCCGTCGAGGTCAGCGGCCGGGACGCCACGGGCGACCTGGTGGACTGCTCGGCGCCATCCACTCAGTGGCGCGGCCGCACGCTTGCCGACGTGGCCAGGTCCCTGTGTGCTCCTTTCAAGATCGGCGTGCGCTCCGAGGTCGACGCAGGCGCGCCGTTCACCTCGCTCAAGAGCAACGAAGGCGACAGCGTCTTCGAGGTCCTGGAGGCGGCCGCGCGCGTGCGAGGCGTGCTTCTCGTGAGCGACGGACAGGGCAACCTGGTCATCACCCGCGCAAGTTCAAGGCGCATCGGCTCGGCCATTTCGTCCGGCGTCAATGTGCTCTCCTGCGACAGCCAATTTTCACACCGGGACAGGTATTCCGAGATCGCCATCAAGGGCCAGTCCTCGGGCTCCGAGGCCTGGAACGGCGAGGCCGCAGCGCAGCCCAAGGCTGTGGCCAAGGACAGCCGGATCGCGCGTCATCGGCCGCTGACTGTCGTGGCCGAGGAGCAGATCGACAACGCGGCCGCCAAGGTGCGCGCCGAGTGGGAGCGCAACGTGCGCTTCGGCCGCTCCCAGCGTCTGGTCTACACCGTGGACGGCTGGGCCCACAGGGACGGCTTGTGGACGCCCAATGTCATTGTTTCCGCGCGCGACGAGTACTTGGGCCTCAAGGCGGATCGGCTGCTGACCAGCGTGGCCCTGATCCTGGATGGCGACGGCCTGCGCAGCGAGCTTACGCTCATGCCGCGCGAGGCCTTCGCGCGCGTGGAGCTGCCCGAGCCTGGCGCGGGCATGGGGGCCTGGTGA
- a CDS encoding YbaK/EbsC family protein: MTGNLSPSARRVQAHLDSFGIALEVVEFPSSTRTAQDAADSVGCEVAQIAKSLVFRRKDTGGPLLVIASGANRVDLVKVSALLGAPIAKADADFVREATGYAIGGIPPCGHATAIETILDDDLMGLEVLWAAAGTPNAVFRLTPSELERITGGRAADIKAS, encoded by the coding sequence ATGACAGGGAATCTCAGCCCCAGCGCCCGGCGTGTCCAGGCGCACCTCGACTCCTTCGGAATCGCCCTGGAAGTTGTCGAGTTCCCCTCATCCACGCGCACGGCTCAGGACGCAGCGGATTCCGTTGGCTGCGAAGTGGCCCAGATCGCCAAATCCCTGGTCTTTCGCCGCAAGGACACGGGTGGTCCGCTGCTCGTCATCGCCAGCGGAGCCAACCGCGTGGACCTGGTCAAGGTCTCCGCGCTACTCGGCGCGCCCATCGCCAAGGCGGACGCCGACTTCGTGCGCGAAGCCACGGGTTACGCCATTGGCGGCATCCCGCCGTGCGGCCACGCAACAGCGATCGAAACCATCCTCGATGATGATCTGATGGGCTTGGAGGTCCTCTGGGCCGCCGCGGGAACGCCCAATGCCGTGTTCCGCCTGACGCCGAGCGAGCTTGAGCGGATCACGGGCGGCCGCGCCGCCGATATCAAGGCCTCCTAA
- a CDS encoding phage baseplate assembly protein V, which translates to MRALGKVLGPIKRRISLLVTRCVVSLVDSNQAMQLLQVKLLADELLDDAEHFEAYGFTSCPHPGAEGVALAAGGNRSHCIVVCVGDRRYRLTGLKAGEVAIYSDEGDSIVLRRGRKIEVTAGTQVSVTAPKAVFSGIVECAQLVASGAVSGQSVSDAAGDMAEMRSIFNAHKHPSGTPTTGTPTTPME; encoded by the coding sequence ATGCGCGCACTCGGCAAAGTCCTCGGACCCATCAAGCGGCGGATCTCGCTCCTGGTCACCCGGTGCGTGGTCAGCCTGGTGGACAGCAACCAGGCCATGCAGCTGCTGCAGGTGAAGCTATTGGCCGACGAGCTGCTGGACGATGCCGAGCACTTCGAGGCCTATGGCTTCACCAGCTGCCCGCATCCCGGCGCCGAGGGCGTGGCCCTGGCCGCCGGCGGCAACCGCTCGCACTGCATCGTCGTGTGCGTGGGCGATCGGCGTTACCGCCTTACGGGCCTCAAGGCCGGCGAGGTGGCCATCTACTCGGATGAGGGAGACAGCATCGTCCTGCGTCGCGGCCGCAAGATCGAGGTAACCGCCGGCACGCAAGTCTCTGTTACCGCGCCCAAGGCCGTGTTCTCCGGAATCGTCGAGTGCGCGCAGCTGGTGGCCTCGGGGGCTGTCAGCGGTCAGAGCGTCTCCGACGCGGCCGGGGATATGGCTGAAATGCGCAGCATCTTCAACGCCCATAAGCACCCGTCGGGCACCCCAACGACTGGCACCCCGACCACGCCCATGGAGTAG
- a CDS encoding DUF721 domain-containing protein — MKRKDWPVIRRKDRTWRTLRAGDAAAKFLRRLGSGEELKFLRLWRHWGEVLGELAAEARPMERRGPTLVLGVQNSIASQELSYFQPQILQRVNAFLGEECFDKVIFELLRGRVPLDVERPRPEPPLRPEPPRPEQLGGLEGLAEADTPAGRAYKAYIRRMAGKL; from the coding sequence ATGAAGCGCAAGGATTGGCCGGTAATTCGGCGCAAGGATCGCACCTGGCGGACCTTGAGGGCCGGTGATGCCGCGGCGAAATTCCTGCGCCGGCTCGGCTCGGGCGAAGAACTCAAGTTTCTGCGGCTTTGGCGGCACTGGGGAGAGGTTCTGGGCGAACTGGCGGCAGAGGCCCGGCCCATGGAACGGCGCGGCCCGACGCTTGTGCTTGGCGTGCAAAACTCCATAGCCAGCCAGGAGTTAAGCTACTTCCAGCCGCAAATCCTCCAACGCGTCAACGCCTTCCTGGGCGAGGAATGCTTTGACAAAGTCATCTTCGAACTGCTAAGGGGCAGGGTTCCATTGGATGTGGAACGTCCCAGACCGGAGCCTCCACTACGCCCGGAGCCCCCGAGGCCGGAGCAACTGGGCGGATTGGAAGGGCTCGCCGAGGCGGATACGCCAGCGGGCCGGGCGTACAAGGCATATATCCGGCGTATGGCCGGCAAGCTGTAG
- a CDS encoding YmfQ family protein, with product MRATTDYGRLLLALLPVGMAWPREDETQLLELCNALGLELSRVEDAAWGLLDEADPQFTVRMLPDWERACGLPDECSRSYEVLQERRAALLAKLTGRGGQSIAYLEEVAAELGYVIEITEFTPFRFGRASFGQAMTNDQWAFTFRVSAPEVSVTPFRFGRSAFGEPLRVWGNERLECALNKAKPANTIIIFAYGG from the coding sequence ATGCGCGCCACAACCGATTACGGCCGCCTGCTCCTGGCGCTCCTGCCCGTGGGCATGGCCTGGCCCAGGGAAGACGAAACGCAGCTCCTTGAGCTGTGCAACGCCCTGGGGCTTGAGCTGTCCAGAGTCGAAGACGCGGCCTGGGGCCTCCTGGATGAGGCAGATCCGCAGTTCACCGTGCGCATGCTCCCTGACTGGGAGCGCGCCTGCGGCCTGCCTGATGAATGCTCGCGCAGCTATGAGGTGCTCCAGGAGCGCCGGGCAGCGCTGCTTGCCAAGCTCACAGGGCGCGGCGGGCAGTCGATTGCCTACTTGGAAGAAGTCGCGGCTGAGCTTGGCTATGTAATCGAAATCACGGAGTTCACGCCGTTCCGCTTCGGCCGGGCCAGTTTTGGCCAGGCCATGACCAATGACCAATGGGCCTTCACGTTCCGCGTAAGCGCGCCGGAGGTGAGCGTCACGCCCTTCCGGTTCGGCCGCAGCGCCTTCGGCGAGCCGCTGCGCGTATGGGGCAATGAGCGCCTGGAATGCGCGCTCAACAAGGCCAAGCCGGCCAACACCATCATCATCTTCGCATACGGAGGCTAA